Part of the Desulfosoma sp. genome, ATGGGGAGTCACGTTTTGACGGACTACGATGCGAAGCAGGCAGGTAAAGGATTCGTCATCCTGGAGCAAGGGCGCGCTGAAGCAGGAAAAATTGAAAGTGGAAAAGCCCAGGGTGTGGTAAGCGCTGAGCACGCGGCTGAGTCCTTGAGCCGCGGCGCAAATGTGAGTGTCCTTCCACTGGAGAAAGCTCGGGGTGTTGGAAAACACGGCCAGGATTTCGTTAACCCCCATAGGTGAATAGGCCGCCATCCAGTGGGTCTCGTCGATCTGCGCGATATAACGTTTGTTTTCCTGACGTTCCGACGCCACCAGGTCGTCCCAGTAGCGAATCCCCGTCCGCTCCTTGTAATCCCTGGAAGTATTCAAGAGCAGTCGATGATGGGTTCCCGGCTGAGTGGTCCCGAGAATTTGCAGATGTGGGTGGGTTACACTGGCGCCGGCGGGGAACAAGTAATTGGCGTTGATGGTAAAGAAAGGAATGTTTGGTGTTTTCTCGGCGCAGATTCTGACGAAATCCACGGCAAGCGTCAAAGCGTCTGCAAGAAGACCTTCGGGAAAATCGTTCAAAGGCCGGTAATGTTGGTTCCCCACCATGACCACGGCATGGTAGGCGGATAGCGGAAACAGGTTGGGGAATAAGACGGCCTCACCTCGAACCAGCCTTCCTTCGGAAATGAAATCCTTTGGGTAAGATGGGGTCATGGAGCGCCATTTTTCGTCGCACAAAAAGCAAGTGGCCTTGGTGGCGGCGGCGCGTTCCTCAAGGTAGTCTTCATCCGTGGCTGGGAAAAGAATGGACGCCTTGCCTTCCAAAGCGGCGTTGTAGATGCTTTGGTGGCCTGTGAGGGGGTCTTGTCGAACCTCGATGGTTTGCTCGTCCAGGTTTCCGTTGTGAAGAGGACTGTGAAAGCGAGCGTTTTCGGTCCAGGATACCCACTGAAGCATAGCTGTTTTCTCCTCTGTTGCCTGTGCCCATGAAGCCAGGAGATATTTCAGGAAAAGCCCGGCCTTTGTCAATGGTGATGGTGTCGGGGGGGCACATGGGTCCGCCCGTACCCATTGGTCCATGGGCGGGGATTTGGTTGATGGACCCGGGTATTAACCTTATGGCGGAGAATTTTGGGGTGGACAGAGATGGATATGCCCGTACAGGTTTTTTGATGCCGGCGGAGGTTTTTGTGGGTTTCCCGTGGTAGGAAACACCGGGGATGACCTGCAGGTGTGCCTACGGCGTGGATTTGCAGGGGCGAACCTGTGTGTCCGCCCGAAAATCGGCCCCTTGCGCGGGTTCAGGGGCGGACACATGGGCCCGCCCGTACAGGGTTTCCGTGGGTCCGATGCTATTCTGGGTCGGCATGACGGCCATTGGGTCCGCCCCTACATGGGTTATGATGACGGACGAAGGAATCAAAGCGCCGCTTTCCATTAAAGAAGTCCCTATTCTATGCCGACTAGTAAAGCAGGTGAAGCGTCGAAAAAAGGAGGGACGAAAAGGTGGCGTGGCAGATTGTTTTTGTGGATGACGAGCCCAACGTCTTGGAAGGACTTCGTCGCATGCTACGGCCCATGCGCAGGGAATGGACCATGTATTTCTGTGCGGATGCTCGAGAAGCCCTGAACCTTCTGGATCGAGAACCGGTGGATGTGGTCGTTTGGACATGCGTATGCCGGGGATCGACGGAGCCCAATTTCTTCTGCAAGTCAAAAAGCAGTATCCAGACATCATTCGCATTGCTCTGTCCGGGTATTCGGAACAAGATCTTATCTTACGAGCGGTTCGATCTGCACATCAGTACCTTGCCAAGCCATGTGATGCAGAGAAATTGAAAAGCACCATCGAACGAGTCAAGACCCTTCGGACACTTTTGAACAAAAAACCGCTTCGAGCCCTGGTGTCCAGCATTGACACTTTGCCCAGTCTGCCGTCTCTGTATCGACAGATTATGGAAGAGCTGGAATCCGAAGATCCAAGCGTCAAAAAGGTAGGGGAGATTATCGCTCGAGACGTGGCATGACGGCCAAGATTCTGCAATTGGTCAATTCGGCTTTTTTTGGGCTGAGCCGGCATGTGAGCAGCCCGGAGCAGGCGGTGGTGCTCTTGGGACTCAACACCATCAAAACTTTGGTCATATCCACCCAGATCTTCAGTGACTTTCAAGAAAAGGGTGCGCCCGCGGACCGTCTCGACCAACTCTGGACCCACAGTCTGAACACCGCTGTTTGTGCCAAGACGGTGGCGCAAAAAGCCGAAGCGGATTCCATAATTGTGGATGATGCGTTTATGGCCGGCATGCTTCACGATGTGGGCAAGCTCATTCTCTTTCAGGCTTGGCCCGACAAGGCCGATGCCGTGCTGAAGCGGAGCGAGGAAACGGGAGATCCGGTCTGGAAAAGTGAAGAGGCTGTCCTAGGGACCACTCATGGGGAATTGGGAGGCTATCTGTTAGGGGTGTGGGGGCTTCCGGACAACATTGTCGAAGCCGTGGCTTTTCACCACTTTCCAGACCGCTGCCCGCATCGGGAATTCAGTGCCCTGACGGCGGTCCATGCCGCCGATCTGCTGGATTACGCCATTCATGGAGGACCACCCTATCAGGGACCGAACCTGGTGGATTCGACTTACCTGCAGCAGTTGCAATGCCTTGGGCGCCTCAAGGAATGGAAAGACGCCTGCAAGACTGTCCTTTGTGGACAATAGAGACGCATCATGGCCGAAAGAATCCTTTTCGTGGACGATGATCCGAATATTCTATCGTCCTTAAAAAGAAGCTTGAGAAAGCACTATGACATCGAGACGGCGGTAGGCCCGGAAGAGGGCCTGCAGGCGGTTCGAGACAACCGTTCTTTAGCCCTTGTCATCTCGGATCTGCGCATGCCCGTCATGGACGGCATACAGTTTCTAACCAAGGTCCGCGAAATCAGCCCGGACACGGTGCGCATGATTTTGACCGGAAATGCGGATTTACAGGCGGCCATGGATGCGGTGAACCAAGGCAACATTTTTCGGTTTCTCACCAAACCGTGCGCACCTGAAACCCTCCTTCTGGCCATTCAGGCAGGGCTGCAACAGTATCGGCTGGTCAGAGCCGAAAAGGAGCTGTTGGAAAAAACCCTGCGCGGAGCCATTCAAGTCATGGCCGACGTGCTGAGTCTGGTGAATCCCGAAGCCTTTGGAAGGGCATCTCGAATCCGCCGTTACGCCGTGGAAGTAGGTCGACGGCTCAGGTTGCCCAAACTGTGGCAGCTGGAAACCGCCGCCATGTTAAGCCAGATTGGGTGTGTGATTCTTCCTGTAGAAGCCCTGCACAAGATCTACACCGGGGAAGCGCTGACGGCCGAAGAACAGCAGCTCTTTTCCATGCATCCTTCGGTGGGAGCCGGTCTCATTGCCAAGGTTCCCAGGCTCCAAGATGTCAGCGAAATCATCGCTTACCAGGAAAAACACTTTGACGGTTCCGGTATTCCCAAAGACGACCGTTTCGGTGAAGCCATTCCCTTGGGGGCTCGAATCCTCAAGGTGGTGTTGGACTTCGATGCTCTGGAATCGGCAGGGCTGCCTCGAGCCGCAGCCCTGCTGCAGATGAAAAAACGCTCGGGCTGGTACGATCCACTTGTGCTCAAAGCCCTGGAAGCCGCTTTGGGTGATGAAGCCAGGTTCCAGGTGCGGGAAATGACCGTCCAGGATTTGAACCTGGGCATGATCGTCGGCCAGGATGTGATGAGTTCCAAAGGGGTGCTGCTCATCAAGAAGGGTCAGGAGATTACGCCGGCCCTGTTGGAAAGGCTCAAAAATTTCGCCAAAACGGTGGGCGTGCAGGAGCCGGTTCGTGTGCTGCTGCCCATCCAGTGAAGAGAGTGCCTCCCATGAGAAAGACCGTGCTTTTCGTGGACGATGAGCCCAATTTCACCAGCGCTGTCAAGAGGGCGTTGCGCCATGAGCCGTACAGGATTCTCACGGCCAACTCCGCCGCGGAAGCTCTGCGCCTCTTGAGCGAAGTCCCGGTGGATGTGGTGGTTTCCGATGAAAGAATGCCCGGAATGAGGGGCTCGGAGTTTCTGGCTTTGGTTCGAGAACGACATCCTCATACCACACGGATCATGCTCACGGGATATGCCACGCTGGAGGCGGCCATACGGGCCATCAACGAGGGGGAAATCTACAGGTTTCTCACCAAGCCGTGTCAGACTCAGGACCTGAGCCAGATCATTCGCCAAGCTCTGGCGTACCGGGAAGCTTTGGAGCGCTCGGCTGAGCGAGAAGGACGGAGTGCAGCGTCCAGCGAAGCCGAAGCGCTTATGCATGAACTGGAACGCAACCACCCCGGTATCACAAGCCTCAAAATGGACGAAACCGGAGCCATCCTGTTGGATGATGTGGACCTGGGGCTCATGGAACCTGCGGGAACGATCCCACGCTCCCACACGTAACCGGCCGGAGCGGACACATGGGTCCGCTCTTACAGGGTTTTTGATGCCGGCGGCGGTTTTCGTGGATTTCCCCTGGCAAAAATCGGTGGGGATGACCTCTGGGTGTACGGGTGGTAATTTAGGGGCGGACCTGTGTATCCGCCCGAAAAACGGTCCCATGGCGCGGGTTCAGGGGCGGAGACGTGCATCCGCCCTTACGTATGTTTTGATGGCTCATGGGCTGGGCTTTATGGGTAGGCGCGGGAAATGGCCCATGGCGGCGAATTTGGAGCGGACACATGGGTCCGCCCCCGCGAATATTTACAAGGCCGGTAGGGGTGAACCTGTTACGGCTCGGAGAAAGTCTTCAAGGGTTCATCGCCAAGAATCTCTCGAATCTTCAAGGCGATGGCATCACGCGTGAAAGGCTTTTGAATGAACGGTGTGCGCGGGTCCAGCACCCCGTAGGACACGATGGCGTTGTCCGTATAGCCCGACATGTAGAGCACCTTAAGGTCGGGTATGGTTCGCATGAGTCGATCGATCAGCTGTTTTCCGCTCATTTTGGGCATCACCACATCGGTGAGAATAAGATCAGGTTTCAGCCCGGATTCCTCGACCAGGAGCAAAGCTTCGCCGGCATTGGCCGCCAGGGTCACCTTGTAGCCCAGCTCGTATAGAAGGCTTCCTATCATTTTGCGCAGCGTCTCGTCGTCTTCCACCACCAGAATATGTTGGCCTCGGCCTGCAGGGTGCATGACCATGTGTCTCTCTACCTTAGCCTGTACCTTGGCTTCGCTCGCCGGAAGATAGATCTTAAAAGTAGTGCCCCGCTGCGGTTCGGAATAAACCCGGATATGGCCGCCCGATTGCTTTACGATGCCGTATACCGTCGACAATCCCAGCCCGGTTCCTCGACCTCGCTCCTTGGTGGTGAAAAAAGGCTCAAAAATGCGATCCAAAATCTCCTTGGTCATGCCGCAGCCTGTATCAGTGACGGCAAGCCGCACATAAGCTCCGGGACTCACTCCGGAATGTGTGGACGCGTAGGCCTCATCCAAAACCACGTTGTTGGTTTCCATAAGAAGTGTCCCGCCTTGGGGCATGGCGTCGCGAGCGTTGACCGCCAAATTCATGATTACCTGCTCGATCTGCCCCGGGTCCACCAGGACGGGGGCAAGGTCCTCCGCCAACGCCATCTCCAGAGAAACATCTTCTCCGATAAGCCGGCGAAGCATTTTTTCAAGGTCACGCAGCACATCGTTCAGGTTCAAAATCACAGGTTGCAAGGTTTGCTTGCGGCTGAAGGCTAAAAGCTGACGAGTCAGTCCCGCCGCTCGGTTGGCGGCATTCAAAATTTCCTTCACATAACTGCGCAGAGGATCCTCTGGATAAAGCTTGTTGAGCACCATTTCGCCGTAGCCCAAAATGATGATCAGCAGGTTATTGAAATCATGGGCCACACCGCCCGCCAAACGTCCGACGGATTCCAGTCTTTGCGCCTGCTGCAGCTGTTCCTGAAGCTCAACCCTCTCATCCTCCGCGCTCTTGCGTTCGGTGATGTCCTGCATCACATGCACCGCCCCGAGAAGGCGGTGGTCTTCGCTCAGAATAGGGTCTACCGTGACATTGTACCAGCGGTCCTTGATCTGT contains:
- a CDS encoding HDOD domain-containing protein, giving the protein MTAKILQLVNSAFFGLSRHVSSPEQAVVLLGLNTIKTLVISTQIFSDFQEKGAPADRLDQLWTHSLNTAVCAKTVAQKAEADSIIVDDAFMAGMLHDVGKLILFQAWPDKADAVLKRSEETGDPVWKSEEAVLGTTHGELGGYLLGVWGLPDNIVEAVAFHHFPDRCPHREFSALTAVHAADLLDYAIHGGPPYQGPNLVDSTYLQQLQCLGRLKEWKDACKTVLCGQ
- a CDS encoding HD domain-containing phosphohydrolase produces the protein MAERILFVDDDPNILSSLKRSLRKHYDIETAVGPEEGLQAVRDNRSLALVISDLRMPVMDGIQFLTKVREISPDTVRMILTGNADLQAAMDAVNQGNIFRFLTKPCAPETLLLAIQAGLQQYRLVRAEKELLEKTLRGAIQVMADVLSLVNPEAFGRASRIRRYAVEVGRRLRLPKLWQLETAAMLSQIGCVILPVEALHKIYTGEALTAEEQQLFSMHPSVGAGLIAKVPRLQDVSEIIAYQEKHFDGSGIPKDDRFGEAIPLGARILKVVLDFDALESAGLPRAAALLQMKKRSGWYDPLVLKALEAALGDEARFQVREMTVQDLNLGMIVGQDVMSSKGVLLIKKGQEITPALLERLKNFAKTVGVQEPVRVLLPIQ
- a CDS encoding response regulator yields the protein MRKTVLFVDDEPNFTSAVKRALRHEPYRILTANSAAEALRLLSEVPVDVVVSDERMPGMRGSEFLALVRERHPHTTRIMLTGYATLEAAIRAINEGEIYRFLTKPCQTQDLSQIIRQALAYREALERSAEREGRSAASSEAEALMHELERNHPGITSLKMDETGAILLDDVDLGLMEPAGTIPRSHT
- a CDS encoding ATP-binding protein, translating into MSETGAFDDDLRERLAKAEAALEALRRGEVDLVIGLDAPLVVRFRSLVEENERLVQEWKTTFDALSDAVFILDADHRVMRCNKAAERILAHDDEAMIGKPCWEITHGTPKPVPDCPLGRMRHSLKRESLEIQIKDRWYNVTVDPILSEDHRLLGAVHVMQDITERKSAEDERVELQEQLQQAQRLESVGRLAGGVAHDFNNLLIIILGYGEMVLNKLYPEDPLRSYVKEILNAANRAAGLTRQLLAFSRKQTLQPVILNLNDVLRDLEKMLRRLIGEDVSLEMALAEDLAPVLVDPGQIEQVIMNLAVNARDAMPQGGTLLMETNNVVLDEAYASTHSGVSPGAYVRLAVTDTGCGMTKEILDRIFEPFFTTKERGRGTGLGLSTVYGIVKQSGGHIRVYSEPQRGTTFKIYLPASEAKVQAKVERHMVMHPAGRGQHILVVEDDETLRKMIGSLLYELGYKVTLAANAGEALLLVEESGLKPDLILTDVVMPKMSGKQLIDRLMRTIPDLKVLYMSGYTDNAIVSYGVLDPRTPFIQKPFTRDAIALKIREILGDEPLKTFSEP